The DNA sequence CCCAGTACCAACCCTCAAAAACCCAagccctctcctccctcagcctCTACCCTCTGCAGACCTGCTGCCTGATTTATTTGTTCAGCCTTTTCTGCCTCGGAGGCCAGGATCTGTGCCTGCTTCTTCCCCTCTGCCACGTTGATGGCTGACTCTCGGGTCCCCTCAGACTCTAGAACTGTGGCCCGTTTCcgcctctctgcctccacctaGAAACCCCCAATGACCTCCATCAACAAAAACCCAGAGTAAATTCTTACACAGACCTGCAATTGTACCCATCATGACAGGGAAGGGAGTCCAAGTCCCCATGAGACTGGAGCATCCTGAAGTCctcttccccgcccctccctggcccccacctgCATCTGCATGGACTCTTTCACCCGGGGTGGCACGTGGATATCCTTGATCTCATAACGGAGGCAGCGAATGCCCCAGCAATCAGCAGCCTGATTGATGGCATCCACAATGCTAGCATTCAGGGACTCCCGCTCCTGGAGAAAGAGAGGTATAAATTCCATGGCTTCAACACACTCATCAGGGATCTAAGCTGAGAAGTGCCACTGACTGATCTTGACTCCCACAAAGGACTGAGAGTGTGAGGGAAGCATCTTCAAACAGTAACTCTGGCTCAGACCCCTTACCCGGAAGACTTTGTCCAGAGAGAGTTTGCCAAGCTCTGATCTCATGGTCGTCTGAGCTAGTTGTGTGACAGCATACTCAGGGTCCTCCACACCATAGCTTGCCTGAAAAGGGCATGGAAAGTGTAAGAAGCTCCAATGCAGGATTTTAGCGGGAAAAGCAACTTAGGAGCTGAATAAACCAAGGAGAAGATACCTTGTATGGGTCCATGATACGTAGATAAAGGACTCCATCGATTTGCAGAGTTACATTGTCTATAGGTACAGgagcaggagagaaaaggaggaaaatcaggCGTCCAGTTTCCGATCAGCTCTTTCTCATGAGCTCTGCATCTCCTGCAACTACATCCTAACGGTCTCAGGGCACCCGTGTCACCCTGCACCCCTCACCGAGAGTCACAGCCGACTGCTCAGGCACGTTGATGACAATTTCCTTGAGACTCTGCACGTATCGGATCCGGTCTAACACAGGGATGAGGATGTTCAAGCCCTGGGAAGAGGAGTCATGGGTCCTCAGAAGGATGGGGGTTGTAGGGTTGAGATCCAAGCTAGGCCTGGAGTGGGTATGGAATGAACATATGGAACATTCCAAGTAAAGCAGAAAGCTGGGCGTGTCAATGGTAGGGAAGTCCAAAAAGATGGGAATACAAGGCGGGACATCTGAACAAAGGGGACAGTCAAGAGAATGGGAGCCAGCAGAGTAGCAGACAACAGGAGCTGAGGGGGTAGATAGGGGAGATACCCAAGAATGGGGCTTGTGTAATGCTAGAGCAACACCCAAAGGTGGTAACATGGGTTCAGCAGCCTGGGCCCTGCCAGGTCTGGCCAGGGGAGCTGAAAGCCAAAAGTGGGCGCAGGCTCCAATGAGATCCCACCCCATCCGCCCATACGGTGAGGGAATTCGGCATCAGTGTGGCCCTGAGTGGGCAGAAGAGGTTCtcacaggctccaggatccggtGGAATCGGCCCATTCGCTCTACCACCCAGGCCTCTTGCTGCGGCACAAACAGTACCACGGTGTTTCGGGGCAATCCAGAGGAGGCGCGACGCGGAGTACGGCCAGAAGCCTGCACTGAGCCCTATCGAGAAGACGAGGATTAGCAGAGACCCCAGCCGGCGGGCCACATCGCCCTTCTCGGCGCCTGTCCAGAGAGCATCTCCTTAAACTGCGACCCTAAAGGGTCCTCGGAGAGGAACTCACGTGGGTACTGTGACCTCTGACCCTAGTTCTCTCCCCAAACTTAGAATCCTGCTCCTTCCCAGGTAAGGATCCAGGTGATCTCTGGCAGGACCCTTGGAGAAGGTTCCCTCGCACTCACCCTCAGCAAAAGGGCCCCAGTGCCCCGCGCAGCGCGCGCCAGCATTTCCCACGACCACAGGACCTCCGGAACCAACGAGACGGTGAGCAGAGAGGTCACTCTAGAAAACCGGACCTGAGCCTTTCCTCCCGTATTTCCACTCCCCCAGACGTACTTCCGGCCGTCTCCGTtctcccgcccccccaccccaacttcaGCCAATCAGCTTTACTTGAATAGAAGCGTGTATCAAGTTGTTCCCTGGGATTTGTAGACCAGCTAGAGAAGGCACAAGGCTGAAACTTGTTCTGGTTCTCTTTGATCAAGCTCAAGATCCCGGACGTGGTGACCATGGAGTCTATTTTCCGCGTGCAAGTGTCCCAGAAACACCTCCCACCGAGTTCTTTACCTCCACCCGAGACTCAGTTTACCCTTCTGAGCGTATAAACGGCTTCGTCACCATAGCGACCAAAGGATTGGCGCTCTTTGCCATGGTTGCCATAGTGACATTGTCAGGTAGTCCTGCTGTGTTGTACCCAGCCCTCCCACTGGGGACTGACCCCATTCCCGTTGCCATAGTGATTGGGCCTAACATTGCCTGGTGATTGGACTGagatttccccctcccctcttctccccaggcACCGTAGCTTTTTCTACCTCTTCCTAGTCAGTCTATCAGGCCTGATCCCCTTACAGAGTCCAGCACATAGCCCCTACATTCAGGCTTCTCTGGATCATGTCACTCTGCACACATCCCTGATGTCTGGCACATCTTTTAAGAGACTTGCAGAATCACTCCCATTTTACATTTCAGGGCACTTAAGTTCAGAGGTGCTAAAATCGGTAACAATAGAACTAGTTTGGGAATGTAGATCCACATTCAGAGAGCTCAGCTTTTATGGCTGAACCTttctcaccaccccaccccaccccattatCTGAAAAGAGCAAGACCAGATTCTAAGAATCATTAGGGCCTTGCCTAAGACCTCATAGCCTCAGACCTCAGGCCCCTCTGGGAGAAAGGGCAGAGTCTGAGCTCCAGTTAGACCCTCCATCCCCATTCCCATATTCTCCCCAACAGAAAAAGTAGGGTTTAGCTCAAGTTTCCAAACaagaatttattctttctttattgttgttgtttcctgAAAAAAAGTACCAGGtacaattttttcatttctttttctttcttctttctttttttctttctttttcttttcttcttttcttttcttttttttttgttcaagttTCAAGCAATTGCTTGTTCCCCTCAGCCAGCCCCAGGAGTCAGGACTAAGGCTGGGTCAGAGTCTGGTGTGGGGAATGGGGTAGTTGGGAAATCACATGACTGAGTTTGAGGTGTGCCCCTCATCCCAGCTGAGGTAGGTGGGTCAGAGTCTGGCCAGGTGAGAGGAGGCACCCCAGTCCTTGGCCCTGACTCTACCCCCAGAACACCTTCCTCAGTCAGGACCCCAAAGCAAGGAGACACAGGCAGGAGGAGAGGGTCAACTGGAGTCTGGAGTCTTAGATCAGGCATGGTtaacctctgtgtgtgtgcatgcatgcaagctctctttctcacacacaccacataaataaaagcttgtatgtgtgtgcgtgtgtgcgcggacacgtggacacacacacacacacacacacacacacacacacacacacaagttggcTTTCAGAGAGGGGTCAGAGGGTAGGGGAAGTGAAAGGTATAGGGAAGGTATAGGGAAGGACAGGGGAAGCTGAGTCTTTGGCTAGGGACTCAGTCCTTCTGGGATaacctctctgccctcagctgAGAAAGAACagttctcccccaacccccacatcaGCTTCTTCAACTCCTGAGCTTGGAGCAATATCTGAGAGTGGGAAAGGATGAGGGGCAATGCCAATTATCAGGTTTGGGAGGTTACCAAGGCAATCcaatttgaataaattataaattaacaataaataaaataataagtggcCCCTGCCCAGGACAGGGAGGCAACGCTGGCATGACTTGCCTGGGAACTTTAGACAACCTCAGGGTAGCTCCTTGTCTCCCCACTACCTAAGTTGGCCTGGGAAATCCAAGGGAGTGGGAGGCACATGGAGTACCCAGAGTAGAGCAGAGTGTGGTAAGGATCAGAGGCTTTAAACACCCAAATAATCGATTTGGGCATGAGCATGGTGAGGGCTTTAATTCAAGCCTAAAGGGTCTTTTGCCACCTTTCCACGTATTTGCTCTGTCCAGGATGGAGCAGGATGGGTAGGTACTTGGCCCACATGGGTTCAGGGCACTGGCAATCAGGGTAAAGGTGAATAACGTGGATTGTGAGGGGACTCAGTCACTGCCTGCAGTTCGTAAGGGAGCCCTGTGTCCAGTTCCAGGCTCCGGCGGGAAAAAAGCAGGCGGATGTCTCCATGCAGGCTTAAGCGGCCTGAGCGGGAGCTCCGGAACCTGGGGGACAACAGGGTGATCAAAGAAAGAATCCAGATAGTAGATAAGCCAGATAACCTGGGGTCGGGAAAATCCTTTCCCTGGGcctccccagctgccccagggCCCTGTCCTCACCTGAGGTGCAGCAAGTAGCAGAGGAGGCGGCAGGTGGGGCTAGCATTTCCCTCCTCACCCACAGGCACCAAAAAGAGGCGATGGCGCAGGAAGGTCATGTGGGCAGCAGGCATGTCCGAGAAGTCAAAGGTCACAAGGAACATCTTCACCACAGTCTGGTTGGGGTTAAATAAGGTCTGGGGGCAGGACAGGCAAAGTTGGTAGGGCCTAGGGGCTgttttcctctccccactcccactgcCCCTCAGGGAAAACTTACCACTTGGATGGTGCCCATCTTGGGCACGCTGTAACCCTTCCTCCCCAGGGGATTCAGGTCCACGACACCCTAGGAAGGTCATGGAGCCATCAGCTAAGATGGGGTCTAGGAGAGCTTTGAATACTCATCCATCTCCATAATCTCTCACTCTGGGCCTAGCCCTTGCCCCACACTAGAGTTCTCCCtaccaggctctgaactctctcCTAGGTGAGAACACCTAAAGAATCCTTCCTGCTATCCATCCCTCACCCTCCTCACAAGCTAACTTTGGGTTGAGGTCAGGTCATACCAGGAAGGGAGCCGGGGCATTTTGCTCAGAAACATCAAAGAAGGTGACAGTGACAGGCAGGGTGACATGCTGGGGGCAGTAGGATCCACTAGCTCCAATCTCTGCCGTGAAGCCCTCAATGTGGCCAGATGGTGCAAAGCGTCCTCGCAGCAATGATTCCTGGGGTTGAGATGGGGAAAGCATATTATGAGACAGATGCCAGCTATTTTCCTTACCCATCCAGGCCACACTCTACCATCTTACTTTCCCCAAGGCCCCCAATCACAGAATCCAAGGGGAACTACCTCAAAGTTGCCAAGCAGGGTACGGCTGACAGCAGGGGTAGGAACAGGGGAGGCACTGGGGGGGCTCAGCAGGCCTGGCCCCTTCCGGAGGCTTCGAAGGGAGCTCCTGgtaggggagggacacacagtACATTGGCTTGAAGTATTCTGGTATGCTTACTCATGTCCTTGGGCTCACCCTTTGCCACCATCAAGGGCTCCTGCCCTGGGTTCCCCTACCCTGCAGTCAGAAAAAGGATTATAGACTTTTGCCCCACTTGCAGGGATAGAGCAGAGGAAGAAGCTAATCACTTACAGCTTCAGGCGACGGGCACCTTTCAGCCTCCGCCCCATGGGACTGCAGTCTGTTGGGTCCTATGGAAAGGAAAGATTACAGAAAAAGATTGGGTGGAGGTCAGGCATGTTTGGAAGCAGGACCTCATTACAAGCTCTCAAAGGAACATctggacccccctccccccccccactcctcagGCCTTCACCTTTTCCCACACACATATCTACTTAAGAATAGACCATCCCCTTCTCCTGGATTACCAGCACAGGCTCCTTGGGCCCAGGCAGCAGATGGCTCCAGAAGGGTGTGGCTTTGGCATCAGAACTGTTGGCAGCAGGAGGGTGGCCCAGGGTTCCCCGGCGCCTCCGAGGGGCTGGCCCCTCATCCTCAGAGCTGACATCCAGGGCTTCTCCAGCAGGAAGCAACCTTCGCTTGGTGGGGCAGGGGCCTGGAGGTCCAGGGCCAGGGGGTGTGTGCTCGGGACTGTGCCCATTGGCAGTGCTAGGGGACTCCCTAGGCCAAGGGCTACCCCTGTTGCCCACCCCAGCCACTGGGCTCTTACCCCCTATTTGTGCAAGACTGTGCAAATCAGTGTCAAATGTGTGCAGCTGGCCCAGAGGGGCTGGCCCTGGGGACTCTCCCAGGGACCCCTGTGCCCCTGGATCTGGGGAAGCCCAGTCTCTGGTGTGCAAACTATTGCAGGAAGCATTTGATGGGGGACAAGGGGGACTCTGGGCCCCTGAAGTCCAAGGTGAGGTGGAGCTACCTCCCTGTTCCACAACACAGAGGCCATGGTGACAAAAATGCTGGCTGGCCAGACCCAGTCCCAGCCCCAGTCCCTCTGGGCCTAGTAGCCCCACAGTAGATGGTTCTTCAGGGGGTAGTCCCTCTctggcccccagcccagggcctctCTTCAGCTCCCTGGTAACCTCAGTGGGTGGGGCCGGCCGTTTCAGGGCCCTgtgaggctcagaggcaccagctGGAGGGGAAAAGATGGATACCTGGTAGACCCCGGGGG is a window from the Felis catus isolate Fca126 chromosome D4, F.catus_Fca126_mat1.0, whole genome shotgun sequence genome containing:
- the STOML2 gene encoding stomatin-like protein 2, mitochondrial, with the protein product MLARAARGTGALLLRGSVQASGRTPRRASSGLPRNTVVLFVPQQEAWVVERMGRFHRILEPGLNILIPVLDRIRYVQSLKEIVINVPEQSAVTLDNVTLQIDGVLYLRIMDPYKASYGVEDPEYAVTQLAQTTMRSELGKLSLDKVFRERESLNASIVDAINQAADCWGIRCLRYEIKDIHVPPRVKESMQMQVEAERRKRATVLESEGTRESAINVAEGKKQAQILASEAEKAEQINQAAGEASAVLAKAKAKAEAIRILAAALTQHNGDAAASLTVAEQYVSAFSKLAKDSNTILLPSNPGDVTSMVAQAMGVYGALTKAPVPGAQDSVSSGSSRDVQGTDASLDEEFDRVKLS
- the FAM214B gene encoding protein FAM214B isoform X2, yielding MRHVQAEPSSSSEPEAGPSQPAVRQGALQGGLLMGYSPAGGATSPGVYQVSIFSPPAGASEPHRALKRPAPPTEVTRELKRGPGLGAREGLPPEEPSTVGLLGPEGLGLGLGLASQHFCHHGLCVVEQGGSSTSPWTSGAQSPPCPPSNASCNSLHTRDWASPDPGAQGSLGESPGPAPLGQLHTFDTDLHSLAQIGGKSPVAGVGNRGSPWPRESPSTANGHSPEHTPPGPGPPGPCPTKRRLLPAGEALDVSSEDEGPAPRRRRGTLGHPPAANSSDAKATPFWSHLLPGPKEPVLDPTDCSPMGRRLKGARRLKLSSLRSLRKGPGLLSPPSASPVPTPAVSRTLLGNFEESLLRGRFAPSGHIEGFTAEIGASGSYCPQHVTLPVTVTFFDVSEQNAPAPFLGVVDLNPLGRKGYSVPKMGTIQVTVVKMFLVTFDFSDMPAAHMTFLRHRLFLVPVGEEGNASPTCRLLCYLLHLRFRSSRSGRLSLHGDIRLLFSRRSLELDTGLPYELQAVTESPHNPRYSPLP
- the FAM214B gene encoding protein FAM214B isoform X1, producing MRHVQAEPSSSSEPEAGPSQPAVRQGALQGGLLMGYSPAGGATSPGVYQVSIFSPPAGASEPHRALKRPAPPTEVTRELKRGPGLGAREGLPPEEPSTVGLLGPEGLGLGLGLASQHFCHHGLCVVEQGGSSTSPWTSGAQSPPCPPSNASCNSLHTRDWASPDPGAQGSLGESPGPAPLGQLHTFDTDLHSLAQIGGKSPVAGVGNRGSPWPRESPSTANGHSPEHTPPGPGPPGPCPTKRRLLPAGEALDVSSEDEGPAPRRRRGTLGHPPAANSSDAKATPFWSHLLPGPKEPVLDPTDCSPMGRRLKGARRLKLSSLRSLRKGPGLLSPPSASPVPTPAVSRTLLGNFEESLLRGRFAPSGHIEGFTAEIGASGSYCPQHVTLPVTVTFFDVSEQNAPAPFLGVVDLNPLGRKGYSVPKMGTIQVTLFNPNQTVVKMFLVTFDFSDMPAAHMTFLRHRLFLVPVGEEGNASPTCRLLCYLLHLRFRSSRSGRLSLHGDIRLLFSRRSLELDTGLPYELQAVTESPHNPRYSPLP